A DNA window from Coffea arabica cultivar ET-39 chromosome 6c, Coffea Arabica ET-39 HiFi, whole genome shotgun sequence contains the following coding sequences:
- the LOC113693875 gene encoding zeatin O-glucosyltransferase-like — MAKNDHSTVQNQIASIQETHEVTVVMVPLPLQGHLNQLLHLSRLISSYNIPVHYVGTATHTRQAKVRVQGWDPLAISNIHFHEFSTPSYEAPPPDPNAPTKFPTQLIPVLNASVKLREPVHALLQQLSSTTRRLVVICDSVTPYVIKDVGLIPNAESYTFISISAFAIYTFSWEQEGKPRVFEPEILEALESLPSHESSLPQEVTDFLKLQKESMPIISGDLYNTCRFIEGPYLDLLAKAKTADSHKQWAVGPFNPVEINGQKNTEQRHYCLEWLDKQGPNSVIFVCFGSNTSVSHEEAAQIAIGLEKSGQKFIWILKDGDQGDIFKGEVRRAQLPGGFEERTEGRGIIVRDWAPQLEILGHSSTGGFMSHCGWNSCMESISMGVPVAAWPMHSEQPRNAIILEKVLKIGLSVRDWSRRDELVTSMAVENAVRRLMDSAEGEEMRQRAKELSKAVKDSVMEGGTSRLEMDSFIAHIRR; from the coding sequence ATGGCCAAAAATGATCATTCAACAGTCCAAAACCAAATTGCTAGTATTCAAGAAACACATGAAGTAACTGTGGTGATGGTTCCCCTTCCTTTACAAGGTCATCTCAACCAACTCCTGCATCTCTCCCGCCTCATCTCCTCCTACAATATACCCGTTCACTATGTTGGCACGGCCACTCATACTCGCCAAGCAAAGGTCCGAGTCCAAGGTTGGGATCCTCTCGCCATTTCCAACATCCATTTCCACGAATTTTCCACCCCTTCTTATGAAGCTCCTCCTCCCGACCCAAACGCCCCAACAAAATTTCCCACTCAACTCATCCCAGTGTTGAATGCATCCGTCAAACTCCGGGAGCCAGTTCACGCACTTCTGCAACAACTTTCTAGCACAACGAGAAGATTGGTTGTTATTTGTGACTCTGTTACGCCATATGTCATCAAGGATGTGGGTTTAATACCGAATGCAGAGTCCTACACGTTTATAAGTATCTCAGCCTTCGCTATTTACACGTTTTCTTGGGAACAAGAAGGGAAACCTAGAGTATTTGAGCCTGAAATACTTGAAGCACTCGAAAGTCTTCCATCACATGAAAGTTCTTTACCTCAGGAGGTGACAGATTTCTTAAAATTGCAAAAGGAATCCATGCCAATTATCTCTGGCGATCTGTACAACACATGCAGGTTTATAGAGGGTCCGTACCTTGATCTTCTTGCAAAAGCCAAAACTGCCGATTCCCACAAGCAATGGGCTGTTGGTCCCTTCAATCCAGTTGAGATCAATGGGCAGAAAAACACAGAACAGAGACACTATTGCCTGGAGTGGCTTGACAAACAAGGCCCAAACTCGGTCATTTTTGTTTGCTTTGGTTCGAATACTTCAGTATCACACGAGGAAGCCGCGCAGATCGCGATTGGATTAGAGAAAAGCGGGCAAAAGTTCATATGGATACTGAAGGATGGAGATCAAGGAGATATCTTCAAGGGAGAAGTTAGGAGAGCTCAGTTGCCCGGAGGATTCGAAGAAAGAACTGAAGGAAGAGGAATAATTGTGAGGGATTGGGCACCTCAACTGGAGATTCTTGGACATTCATCAACAGGTGGATTCATGAGTCACTGCGGATGGAACTCGTGTATGGAAAGCATTAGCATGGGAGTGCCCGTGGCAGCATGGCCTATGCATTCTGAGCAGCCCAGAAACGCAATAATACTGGAAAAGGTGCTGAAGATTGGTCTATCAGTAAGGGACTGGTCTCGGCGGGACGAACTTGTGACATCCATGGCTGTTGAAAATGCTGTGAGAAGATTGATGGATTCAGCTGAAGGAGAAGAGATGAGGCAAAGGGCAAAAGAATTGAGCAAAGCAGTAAAGGATTCTGTTATGGAAGGCGGTACTAGTCGCTTGGAGATGGATTCTTTCATTGCTCATATTCGTAGGTAG